GACGACGTCGCCGGAACCACGCGCGACCCGGTCGACGAGCTGGTGCAGCTCAAGGGCAAGACGTGGTGGTTCGTCGACACGGCGGGCATCCGCCGCCGCGTGCACCAGTCCCAGGGGGCCGACTTCTACGCGTCGCTGCGCACCCAGGCCGCGATCGAGAAGTCCGAGGTCGCCGTGGTGCTCCTCGACGCCTCCACCAAGCTGACCGAGCAGGACACGCGTGTCATCTCGCAGGCGATCGAGGCCGGCCGCGCGATCGTGCTGGCGTACAACAAGTGGGACCTGATGGACGAGGACCGCAGGCCGTTCCTCGAGCGGGAGATCGAGCAGGACCTGGTCCAGGTCCAGTGGGCGCCTCGCGTCAACCTGTCGGCCAAGACCGGCTGGCACGCCGAGCGACTGGTCCCGGCGATCGAGCGCGCGCTCGCCTCGTGGGAGACCCGCATCCCCACCGGACGCCTCAACGCGTTCCTCGGAGAGCTCGTCGCCGCGCACCCGCACCCACTGCGGGGCGGCAAGCAGCCGCGCATCCTCTTCGCCACGCAGGCGTCGACCTCCCCGCCGAGGTTCGTGATCTTCGCCAGCGGCTTCCTCGAGGCGGGCTACCGCCGGTTCATCGAGCGCCGCCTGCGCGAGACCTTCGGGTTCGAGGGCACGCCGATCGAGATCTCGGTGCGGGTGCGGGAGAAGCGCAAGCGGTGACCCGGGAGGCGGCCGACGGCGGGAAGGCCGCCGTCGGCGCGCCCGCGGACGGGAGCGCCCGATCGGCTGCGTTGGCTGGTCGGGCGCTCTTGCTGCGCCTGGGCATGCCTCGCGACCCGGCGGCGCCCCGGCACCTGGCCGCGTTCCTGGTGGCGACCGTCGCGACGGTGCTGCTCACCCGTGGCGCGCTGGCGGCGACCGGCTACCCCCAGGTCGGGGGAGCCACCCTGCACATCGCGCACGTGCTGTGGGGCGGCCTGCTCCTGGCTGTCGCCGTGGTGCTGCTGCTCTCCTACGCCGGGCCGGTGGTGCGGCCGGTCGGCGCGCTGCTCGGCGGGATCGGGTTCGGGCTGTTCGTCGACGAGATCGGCAAGTTCGTCACCGCGGACAACGACTACTTCTACGAGCCGACCGCCTCGCTGATCTACGTGGTCGTGGTGCTGCTCGTGCTGCTCGCCGAGGCGTTGCACGGGCGGCGCGAGCGGGATCCTGTCGAGTTGCTGGCCGGGGCGGTCGACCACGCCGTGTCCGGCGTCACCGGTGGCTTCAGCCCGCGCGCCCGGCGCCAGGCGCGCGCCCTGGTGCGGGCGGCGGGGGACCAGCGGGGGACCGCCGAGGTGAGGGCGCTGCTGCGGGTGGTCGAGGACGACCACGAGGAGCTGCCCGACATCACCGGCGCGGTGGCGCGCTGGGTCGTCCGGTGCACGTACCGGCTGGTGCGCGAGCGCTGGGTCCCGTGGGCCGCCGTCGTCGTCCTCACCGGCGCAGGGGTGGCGACGGTCGGCAGGGGGATGGTCGCGTGGCTCCAGGGCGCCGACGTGCCCGGGTGGGTCGTGACCGGGATGCTGCTCTCCGGCGCCGGCTCCCTGGCCTGTGCGGTGGTGGGCCTCGTGGTGGTCCGGCGCTCGCGGGAGAGCGGCTTCGCCTGGTTCCGCCGGGCGGTGCTGGTCAGCCTGCTGCTGACCCAGATCTTCCTGTTCCGGCTCGACCAGTGGGCCGCGGTCACGGGCCTGGTGGTCGACCTCGTCGTGCTCGCGGTGGTGGCTGCCGAGGCGGAGGTCGCGCGCTCCCGCCGAACCGAGGGCGAGGGCGCGTCGACGACGACATAGACTCATCTTGTGTCTATGTCGTCCACCACGCTCGCGCCCCTGACAGGAAGCACCATGCCGATGCCCCCCGTGAGCGCCGAGCAGCCCCCAGTCCCCGCCTCCGAGCGCGCGTACACGCACGTCAAAGAGCTCGTCCTCACCGAGACGCTCCCCGGCGGCGCCATGGTCAGCGAGGGAGACATCGCCGCGCGGCTCTCGATGAGCCGCACCCCGGTGCGCGAGGCGTTCCTCCGGCTCGAGACCGAGGGCTGGCTTCGGCTCTACCCGAAGCGGGGCGCCCTCGTGGTGCCGGTGGCCGCCGGGGAGGCGCAGGCGGTCGTGGACGCCCGGCTCCTGCTCGAGGTCCACGCCGTCGAGGCCCTGCGGCACCGCGACGACCGGGAGCGCCTGCAGGACCGCCTGCGCGCGTCGATCGACCAGCAGCGCGCCGCGCTCGACCGCGGCGACATCGACGCCTACGCGGAGCACGACACCGAGTTCCACCTGACGATCGTCGCGGCCGGCGGCAACCCCCTCCTCACGAGCTTCTACGTCACCCTCCGCGAGCGGCAGCGGCGCATGGTGGCCCGATCGCTGTGGCGCGACGAGAGCCGTGCCCGGACCTTCGTCAGCCAGCATGAGCACCTCGCCCAGGCCGTGGGCGCCGGGGCGGTCGCGGAGTTCAAGGTGGCGCTGCGCCGGCACCTTGACCATGCGCACCTGCCCGAGCGGGCTGCCGAGGCGGTCGACGCCCGATGACCGCCACCGCGCCCGGCGCCGCCCCTCGTGGAGCCGGCGCCGGGGCCCCTCGTCGCGCCTGGCTCCCGGTGGCGGCCTCGATGGTCGCCATCGCCTGGGGAGGCAACGAGTTCACGCCGCTGCTGGTGATGTACCGCGAGGTCAGCAGCTTCTCCGCAGTCACGGTCGACCTGCTGCTCGGCGCCTACGTGCTCGGCATCGTGCCCGCGCTGCTGCTCGGCGGGCCGCTGTCCGACAGGCACGGGCGCCGCCGGCTGCTGCTCCCGGCGGCCCCGCTGAGCCTGCTCGGCTCGCTGGTGCTGGCCGTCGGGCCAGGGTCGCCCGCCGCGCTCGGCGTCGGACGCGTGCTCTGCGGGGCGGCGCTCGGGCTGGCGATGGCAGTGGGGTCGACGTGGATCACCGAGCTGTCCGACGGTGCCGGCGAGGACCAGCGCGCCGGGGCCCGGCGCGCCTCCCTGGCGCTGACCCTGGGGTTCCTGGTGGGCGCCGGGGTGGCCAGCGTGCTCGCGCAGTGGGGCCCATGGCCGGCGCACACCTCGTACCTGTTGCACGCCGCCCTGACCACCGGCGCCGGGCTGTGGGTTCTGGGCGTGCCCGAGACCAGGCAGCCCTCGTCGACGTCGCGGCCGTTGCGGGACGACCTGCGCATCCCCACGGCCGGGCACCGCCGGTTCCTGCGTGTCGTGGCCCCGCTGGCGCCGTGGGTGTTCGGCTGCGCGGGGTCCGCGTACGCGGTGCTGCCCGGCCTGATGCGAGAGCACTCCGGTGGCGCGCCCATCGCGTTCTCCGGGCTGCTCACCGTGCTCACCCTCGGCTGCGGCATCGGCATCCAGGTGCTGGGCCGCGCCATCGACACCGAGCGCAGCGCCCGGGCGTCGGTCGTGGCCCTCGCGATCATCGTCGTCGGCATGGCGCTCGGGGCTGTCGCGAGCGCGCTGCTCACGCTGCCGGTCGCCCTGCTCGCCGCGGCCGTGCTCGGCATGGGGTACGGCCTCGCGCTCGTCGCCGGGCTCAACGAGGTGCGCCGCATCGCCGGGCCCGACGACCTGGCCGGCCTCACCGCCGTCTACTACTCGCTGGCCTACCTGGGCTTCTTCATCCCCGCGGCGCTGGCCGTGCTGGCCGACTGGTGGAGCTACCCGCAGATGTTCGGCGGGGGACTGGTGGTGGCGCTGGCCTGCCTCGCGGTGGTCGCCGTCGCCTGGAAGGCGCACCTGCCCTCCACAGCCTCCGTGACGCTGCCCACAGGCGAGGCCCTGACCAGCGTGGGCATCGGCCCGGATCGTGCCCAGGGAGAGCGCAGCGTACGAGAGACCCCCCTCGGGTGAGGTAGAGTCTCCGTGTTCCCACGGGAACGGACGGGCTGTGGCGCAGCTTGGTAGCGCACTTGACTGGGGGTCAAGGGGTCGCAGGTTCAAATCCTGTCAGCCCGACGTATCTGCCCTGGCGAGAGAGGTTTCTCGCCAGGGCATCGTCATGTCCGGGGGACGTCAGCGGAGCTCGACCGCCGCAGTGCTCGGGTCCTCCGACGGCGCCGCTCCGCGCCGCGCTGGGCCACGCAGCACGACGAGCACGAGCGGCACGACGTCGTGCGCCTCCGCTTCTTCGTCGCGCGGTGGCGGCCTGAGATGGGCGACCTCATGTCGGGCATCACCCGTGTGCTCAAGGAGCTGCAGATCCCGTAGCCCTTGCCGCCGGTGTCGCTGATCGGGGTCGAGAGCCTCTTCGAGCCGGACGTCCTCGTCGAGGTGGAGGCGGTCGCGGTGCTCGACTGACGCGGCCGCAGCGCCCGTGCGCGACGCGTCCGTCCAGCGAGCCGCACTGCGCGCTCGTCGGACGGGCACGTCGCGGATGGAGGGGTTACACAGGGCTGATACCGGTGTCATACTGACCGGCCTCGCGCAAAGTCTCAAGCAATTCATCGGACGTCATCGCTGCGAGGCCCGCCTCGTCGTGGCACGAGGGGTCAACAGGAGGTCGGACACCGATGTCAGAAGGGACCCGCGAGCCCCGCTATGCGACTATGCGCGACGTTGCGGCGGTCGCTGGGGTCGGCGTCAAGACGGTCTCACGCGTGCTCAACGGCGAGCCGAACGTCTCGGACGAGCTGAGGGAGCGCGTCACGCGCGCCGCGGAGGCGCTCAACTATGAGCTCAACGTCTACGCGGGCGGGCTGCGCCGCTCAGGCGCCCGCACCAACGCGATCGGGCTCATGCTCGAGAGCGTCGACGACGCGTTCTCTGCCGCGATCCACCGCGGTGTCGAGACCGTGATGCGCAGGCACTCGATCATCGTGCTCGCGCAGAGCTTCGAGGAGGACGCGGACCGCGAGCGGACAGTGGTCAAGGAGTTCCTCCGTCGCCGCGTCGACGGCCTGATCCTCACCACCGTCTCGCGCGACCAGGCCTACTTGTCCGCGGAGGCGGCGCGGGGCACGTCGATCGTCTTCGTCGACCGGCCGGCGGTGTCCGTCGCCTTCGACTCGGTGGTGTCGTGCAACTACGACGGCGCGGTCGCGGCGACGCGCCACCTGCTGCACCACGGCCACCGCCGGCTCGCCTACGTGGGCGGCGACCACGAGATCTGGACCTTGCGAGAGCGGGAGCGCGGCTTCTACGCCGAGCTCGACAGATGGGGCGTGCCTCGGTCGGACGCGATCGGCCTCACCGGGGTCCTCGGCGAGGAGGGGGCGCGGATGGCCGTGCACGGAATGCTCGACGGCCAAGACCCTCCGACGGCGATCTTCGCGGCTCACAACCGCATGATCATCGGGACGTTGCGCGCGCTCCACGAGCGTGGCGCCCAGAATGACGTGGCACTGATCGGGTTCGACGACGTCCAGCTGCTGGACCTCCTCGAGCCCGGCGTGAGCGTGGTGGCGCAGGACCCTCACCGGCTGGGCGAGCTCGCTGCTGAACGCCTTCTCGCGCGGATGGCGCGGAAGCCGCTCGAGCTGGAGACGCTGACCGTCCCGACCACGCTGATCGAGCGCGGGTCAGGCGAGATTCCCGGGCCGTTCGCCGGCGAAGGCTGATTCCTGGGCCCACGTCTGTGGGCCACGCGCGTGGGCTGGACGGTGGTGCATGCCACCCAACTCGGTCCGCGCTCTTTCGCGCGCCCTGGTGGCGGCGCGGGCGCGCATTAACTCTGCCCGACCCTGAATAATGACACCGCTGTCAATGACCGGGTCGCGGTTGACATATTTTGCGCCGAATTGCGCGATCCCGCTGCTCAGAAGTTTGACATGTGCCCCCGGCGGGGTAATCTCGCTCCTGCATGACACCGTTGTCAGTCCGGAGGTGCGAAGCTGCGCCACGGCGGATTGACCATGAATGAGGCGTCCTGCGGTCAGCGAAGACCCGAAGGACTCAGGGATCGATGTGGATCCCAGGAGGAGAGGTGACGTTTCATGGTCGGCTATCTCGTCAGGCGGCTGTTCTTAGCAGTCTTTGTTCTGTGGGGCGTCGCCACAGTGGTTTTCCTCATCGTCCGGGTCGTCCCCGCCGACCCGGCACTGCTCATCGCCGGCTCGGACGCGCCGGCTGAGCAGCTGGCACAGATCCGTCAGGACCTCGGACTCGACCAGTCGCTGCTCGTGCAGTACGGCAGGTTCCTGGGTGGCGCCGTCACCGGCGACCTCGGCCAGTCGTACTCCATGAAGCAGCCCGCGGTGACCCTCATCGGGCAGGTGCTGCCGAACACCGCGCTGCTCGCGATCCTGGCGTGCGCGGTGGCCCTGCTGCTGGCCTTCCCGCTGGGCCTCGTCGCGGCGCTCCGAGCGAACCGCGCCCTTGATCGCGTGGTGACGACAGGCTCGCTCTTCACCCAGGCGCTGCCGAACTTCTGGATCGGCGTGGTGCTGCTGCTGGTGTTCTCCCGGACGCTCAAGTGGCTGCCCAGCGTCGGGCTCGACGGGGCGAAGAGCTTGATCCTGCCGACGATCGTGCTGGCACTGCCGTTCGTCTCGGTCCTCACCCGAATGATCCGCAACGGTCTGCTCGAGGTGATGGGCGAGAGCTACATCCAGACAGCACGCGCCAAGGGCCTGCCTGAGCGGATCGTGATCTTCCGGCACGCCATCCGCAACGCCGCGATCCCCGTCATCACGATCGTCGGCCTCCAGTTCGGCACCCTGCTCGGCGGAGCCGTGGTCACCGAGTCGGTCTTCTCGTTCCCGGGCATCGGCCGGCTCCTCGTGACGTCCATCCAGCTGCGTGACTACAACGTGGTCCAGGCCTGCGTCCTGGTGATCGCCGCCGTCTTCGTCATCATCAACCTCGTCGTGGACCTGATGTACGGGCTCCTCGACCCTCGAGTGAGGCTCGCCAAGTGACCGCCGCCGCACCTGTCCTCGCCGTCAACGCGACGATGCGTCGGGCCCGCCGGGCCCGACGGGGGGTCAAGACCCGCATCATCGCTCCGCTCGTCGTGATCGGCCTGATCATCGTCGGCGCCATCGCGGTGCCGATCGCCTACGGCTTCGATCCCCTGCAGGCGGACCTCCTGGCGCGTCTGGCGCCACCCGGGGCCGTGACGTCGGACGGCAGCACCGCGCTGCTCGGCACCGACCAGATCGGGTCGGACCTGTTCGCGCAGATCATGGCCGGCGCTCGCGTCTCGCTCCTCGTCGGTGTCGCGACGCTCGCCATCTCGGGCCTCGTCGGCGTGGCGCTGGGCCTGCTCGCCGGACACTTCGGCGGCTGGATCGACGCGACGCTGATGCGGATCGCCGACATCCAGCTGGCGTTCCCGTCCATCCTGCTCGCGATCCTCATCGCCTCGGTGCTCGGCCAGGGCGTCGGGAACATCATCATCGTGCTGTCGATCTCCAACTGGGTCGTCTTCGCCCGGGTGGCCCGCAGCCAGGTGCTCTCACTGAAGAACCGCGAGTACGTCGAGGCGGCGCGCACCCTCGGCGCCGGCAACTGGCACCTGATGTTCCGCACGCTGCTGCCAGGGTGCATGGCGCCCGTGATCGTCGTGGCGACCACCCAGTTCGCCCAGGTGATCCTCACGGAGGCGTCGCTGTCGTTCCTCGGGGTTGGTGTCCCGCTCGGCACCCCGAGCCTCGGCAGCACGATCTTCAACGGCACGCAGTACCTGTCCACCGCCTGGTGGATCTCCACCTTCCCCGGCGTCGTGCTCGTGATCCTCATGCTGGCCTTCGGGATCCTCGGCGATGCCCTCCGCGACAAGTTCGACCCGACGCTCCGGAGCGCATGATGACGACGACACAGACAGGCATTGCCGGCTGGACGACGCACACGAGCGGCACGCCGCTGCTGAGCGTCCAAGGCCTCACGGTGGAGTTCTCCACTGCCGCGGGTGTGGCCCGCGCGCTGAATGACGTCAGTTTCGAGGTCAGCGCAGGCGAGACGCTCGCCATCCTCGGCGAGTCGGGTTGCGGCAAGTCGACGACCGCGCAGGCGATCATGGCGTTGCTGCCGAAGCCGGCCGGCACGATCACCAGCGGCAAGATCCTCTACGACGGGCGCGACCTCGCCGCGGAGCCGGTCCACAAGGTCCGCGAGGTGTGCGGCACCGAGATCGCCATGATCTTCCAGGACCCGTTGAGCTCGTTGAACCCGGTGTTCCGAGTCGGGGCGCAGGTGGCGGAACCGTTCCGGGCGCGTCGTGGCATGCCGCGAAAAGAGGCGTGGGCGCGAGCGCTCGAGCTGCTCAAGCGAGTGGGGATTCCGGACGCGGAGACGCGGATCAACGACTACCCGCACCAGTTCTCCGGTGGGCAGCGGCAACGGATCATGATCGCGATGGCGCTGGCCCTCGACCCGAAGCTGCTCATCGCGGACGAGCCGACCACGGCGCTGGACGTCACCGTCCAGAAGCAGGTGATGGGTCTGCTGGCCGACCTCCAGGCCGAGACCGGGATGGCGATGATCCTGATCAGCCACGACCTCGGCGTGGTCGCGGAGGTCGCCAATCGGGCCGCCATCATGTACGCCGGCCGCATCGTCGAGACCGGCGAGATCCGGGACATGTACGACCACCCGGCGCACCCGTACACCAAGGGCCTGCTCGAGTCGATCCCGAGCCAGAGCAGTGTCGGCGGTCGGCTGAAGCCCATCGTCGGGGCGCCGCCGAACCTGCTCGACCTACCGCGCGGTTGCTCATTCAACCCGCGCTGCCCGTTCACGACCGACCTCTGCCGGGATCTGGTGCCGACTCTGCGCACCGCTGAAGGGCGGCCGGTCAGCCACGAGGCCGCGTGCCACCTGTCCGAGGAGATGCTCGCTCATGACTAGCCCCGGGTCCACACCACTGTTGAGTGTCAGGCACCTGAAGGTCGCCTACCCGATCCGCTCCTCGCTGCTGCAGCGGAGGATCGGCGAGAACGTCGCTGTCAACGACGTGACGTTCGACATCAGCCCGGGGGAGACGGTCGGCCTCGTCGGCGAGTCGGGCTCCGGCAAGTCGACGGTCGCGCGGGCCGTGATCGGGCTGGTGAAGTCCGACGGCGGCGAGATCGTGTTCGAGGGGAACGACATCACTCGTTACTCCTCGAAGCAGCTCAAGCCCGTGCGCCGCGAGATGCAGATGGTCTTCCAGGACCCGTACGCGTCGCTCAACCCGCGGCTGACAGTGCGGGACCTGATCGCCGAGGCGTGGCGCGTGCACAGCGACGTCGTGCCGCGCGACCGGTGGACGGCCGAGGTCAAGGAGCTGATGGAGCGCGTCGGCCTCAACCCCGACTACTCGGACCGCTACCCCCACCAGTTCTCCGGCGGGCAGCGTCAGCGCATCGGGATCGCCCGGGCGCTCGCTCTGCGGCCGAAGCTGATCATCTGCGACGAGCCCGTCTCCGCGCTCGACGTGTCGGTCCAGGCGCAGGTGCTCAACCTGCTCGACGACCTGCAGGACGACCTCGGCCTCGCCTACCTGTTCATCTCGCACGACCTGTCGGTCGTCGAGCACCTGTGCGACCGCGTGCTGGTCCTGCACCACGGCGTCGTCGCCGAGGAGGGCTCCGCGCGGGAGGTCTTCGACCACCCGCGCGACGACTACACGCGCGCGCTCCTGGCCGCCGTGCCCGTGGCGCGTCCCTGGTTGGAGCCCTCGACCTGAACCCCGCGTGAGCTCGAGCGAGCCGCGAGGCGGCGCCCCACGAGGCGCCACACCGTTCCTTCCGATCACAGATGTCAACAATCAAAGGAGATGGACATGGCATCCTTCCGTAAGAGGGTGGGATCTGTCGCAGGCATTGCGGCCGCTCTCGCACTCGTCCTCACGGGTTGCGGCGGCGGCGACGCCGACGACACCGGCTCAGGCTCAGGCGAAGCCACCACCGGCGCTGTCGGCGCGGCGTTGCCGGACGACCAGCAGCACCTCACGTATGTCCTGAACTACGGCTGCACCTCCCTGGACCCCACAGAGAACTTCGACAACTGCCGCATGCAGGTCGACAGCAACGTCCTGCAGGGCCTGGTGTCGCTCGACAGCGACTCCCAGCCGCAGCCGCTGCTCGCGTCCTCCTGGGAGTGGACCGACGACACGACGCTCGTGTTCACGCTGCGCGACGACGTGACCTTCAGCGATGGCACGCCGTTCACCTCGGCGGACGTCGTGGCCACCTTCGACCGCTACATCGCGATGCAGTCGGTGCTCGCGACCCAGCTCGCGGTCATCGACACCTACACCGCCGACAGCCCGACGACGCTCACCATCAAGACGAAGAACCCGACCGGCACGCTGATCGGCGTGCTGTCGATGATCTTCATCGGCCAGGCGGACAACGCGGCCGACGACGCCTACTGGGCCAAGCCGATCGGCACCGGCCCGTTCGCGGTGACCGAATTCGTGACGAACTCTCATGTCACGCTCACCCGCAATGACAACTACTGGGGCGAGCCGGCGAAGCTCCAGACGGTCACGTTCAAGCAGATCACCGACACGAACGGCAAGGTCACGGCGCTGGCGAACGGTGAGGCCCACGTGATCGCGGGCGTCCCGAGCGACCAGATCGCGACCGTCGAGTCCATGGCGGACGTCACGCTCGAGCAGATCCCCAGCTTCACCTACACGTTCCTGTGGTTCCAGAACAGCCGTGAGCCGTTCACCGACCCGAAGGTGCGCGAGGCCATGTGGACGGCCCTCGACCTCGACACGATCGTCACCTCGCTCCTGGGCGAGACGGCCGACACGATGACCTCGCTCTGCCCCGAGGCGGCGTTCGGGTGCCTCCCGGCGACAAACGCGCCCTCGTACGACCCGGAGCGCGCCAAGACCCTGCTCGCCGAGGCTGGCTTCCCCAATGGCTTCACCACCTCGATCGACTACAGCACGGCGAACCCGGGCTTCGACCAGATCGTGTCCGCGATGGTCTCGTACTGGAAGGCCGTCGGCATCACCGTGGAGCCGAAGTCCGACGACCAGGCGACCTTCCTGGCCGCCATCGCCAAGCCGGGCGCCTTTGACATGATCGTCAACTCGAACCTGACGAGCACCGGTGACGCCGACTTCACGCTCAACCGCCTGTACACGTGCGCCGCGGACCGTCTCGGCTACTGCAACCCGGACCTCGACGCCCTCCTGGCCCAGGCTCAGCAGACGGTCGACTCGACCGAGCGTCTGGCCCTCTACCAGAAGGTCTCCGACCTCCTGGCGGCCGAGGCGCCCGGCATCGGGCTGTTCCAGCAGAACACCAACCTCGCGTTCTCGAACTCGGTGAAGGGCCTCGAGCTCATCCCCAGCGAGAACTACGACTGGAGCACGGCCTACCTGACCGACTAGGTCCGGACGACGGGCGTGGGGACGGTCGAGAGACAGCCGTCCCCACGCCCGGAACGGGCGAGGACAACACCCCCCGCTGGTTAGTGCAAAGGAGCATGCAGCGTGTTCGTGTCAGAACCCGGCCGCCAGGCGCCGGTTGTCGGAAGCTATGACGTCATCGTGTGCGGTGGCGGGCCGGCCGGCCTCGTCGCGGCGACAGCCGCGGCCCGGAACGGGGCGAAGACGCTGCTCATCGAGAGGTACGGGTTCGTCGGCGGCATGGCGACGAGCGCGCTCGTCACCCCCATCAGCGAGTTCCGCCACTACGGCAAGCAGCACATCGGGGGGATCCCCTTCGAGCTGATGGTCACGGCGGCCGAGCTGGGCGGCGCCGAGGTCTCCCGCGAGAGCGGGAACTACCCGGTGAACGACGAGATCCTCAAGCTGGCCGCGCAGCGCATGCTGCTCGACAGCGGCGTGACGCTCCTGTACCACTCGTGGTTCTCCGACTGCGTGACGCAGGACGGCAGGGTGACGCACGTCATCGTGCAGAACAAGGCTGGCCGCGTCGCCTACGAGGGCAAGGTCTTCATCGACTGCACCGGCGACGCCGACCTGGTGCGGGCGGCGGGCTACGAGACAATCAAGGGCGACGTGCTGCAGCCGGCGTCGCTGTGGTTCCAGCTGGGCGGGGTGGACACCGACGCGTTGGAGTACCTGTTCGGTGACGCGGTCGACGCGATGCTGCCGGTCTCCGCGGTGATCCGGGACAGGCTCACCGAGCTCCATGGGCAGGGCGTCATCCCGATCTTCGGCGGTCCGTGGATCAACAGGTTCTTCCACGACGGCATGGTCAGCATCAACCTGCTGCGCGAGGCGACGGACGCGAGCGACCCCGAGTGGTTCACCCGCACCGAGTGCAGCATGCGCGAGACCTTGCACCTGATCATCGAGGTGCTGCGCGAGAACTTCCCCGAGTTCAAGGACTGCTGGCTGGCGAAGTCCGGCATCCAGACAGGGGTGCGCGAGACGTATCACATCGTCGGTGAGTACGAGCTGTGCAAGGACGACATCGTGACGCCGAAGGCGTTCCCGGACACGATCGCCAAGGGCGCCCACGTCATCGACATCCACGCCACGGACAGCACTGAGCAGAACGACATGGTGATTCCGCGGCAGGAGTACAACGTGCCGCTGCGGTGCCTGGTTCCGCGGGGGAGCGTCAACCTCGTCACGGCCGGGCGGTGCCTGAGCGCCGACGGCCCGGGCTTCGGCTCGGTGCGGGTCATGGCGACCTGCATGGCCATGGGGCAGGGCGCGGGGACTGCCGCGGCGTTGAGCGTGCGGCACGGCTACAGCATGTCCGCGATGGACGACGACCTGCTGCGGGCGACGCTCGTCGCGCAGGGAGCCATCGTCGATTTCGACAACACAGTCAACCCCGGGGAGCCCGTCGCAGTGACGGTCTACCCGGGCGTTCAGAACTAATCAAGGAGAGAGCAGAGATGCAG
The sequence above is a segment of the Cellulomonas chengniuliangii genome. Coding sequences within it:
- a CDS encoding GntR family transcriptional regulator translates to MPMPPVSAEQPPVPASERAYTHVKELVLTETLPGGAMVSEGDIAARLSMSRTPVREAFLRLETEGWLRLYPKRGALVVPVAAGEAQAVVDARLLLEVHAVEALRHRDDRERLQDRLRASIDQQRAALDRGDIDAYAEHDTEFHLTIVAAGGNPLLTSFYVTLRERQRRMVARSLWRDESRARTFVSQHEHLAQAVGAGAVAEFKVALRRHLDHAHLPERAAEAVDAR
- a CDS encoding MFS transporter; amino-acid sequence: MTATAPGAAPRGAGAGAPRRAWLPVAASMVAIAWGGNEFTPLLVMYREVSSFSAVTVDLLLGAYVLGIVPALLLGGPLSDRHGRRRLLLPAAPLSLLGSLVLAVGPGSPAALGVGRVLCGAALGLAMAVGSTWITELSDGAGEDQRAGARRASLALTLGFLVGAGVASVLAQWGPWPAHTSYLLHAALTTGAGLWVLGVPETRQPSSTSRPLRDDLRIPTAGHRRFLRVVAPLAPWVFGCAGSAYAVLPGLMREHSGGAPIAFSGLLTVLTLGCGIGIQVLGRAIDTERSARASVVALAIIVVGMALGAVASALLTLPVALLAAAVLGMGYGLALVAGLNEVRRIAGPDDLAGLTAVYYSLAYLGFFIPAALAVLADWWSYPQMFGGGLVVALACLAVVAVAWKAHLPSTASVTLPTGEALTSVGIGPDRAQGERSVRETPLG
- a CDS encoding LacI family DNA-binding transcriptional regulator encodes the protein MRDVAAVAGVGVKTVSRVLNGEPNVSDELRERVTRAAEALNYELNVYAGGLRRSGARTNAIGLMLESVDDAFSAAIHRGVETVMRRHSIIVLAQSFEEDADRERTVVKEFLRRRVDGLILTTVSRDQAYLSAEAARGTSIVFVDRPAVSVAFDSVVSCNYDGAVAATRHLLHHGHRRLAYVGGDHEIWTLRERERGFYAELDRWGVPRSDAIGLTGVLGEEGARMAVHGMLDGQDPPTAIFAAHNRMIIGTLRALHERGAQNDVALIGFDDVQLLDLLEPGVSVVAQDPHRLGELAAERLLARMARKPLELETLTVPTTLIERGSGEIPGPFAGEG
- a CDS encoding ABC transporter permease, with the translated sequence MVGYLVRRLFLAVFVLWGVATVVFLIVRVVPADPALLIAGSDAPAEQLAQIRQDLGLDQSLLVQYGRFLGGAVTGDLGQSYSMKQPAVTLIGQVLPNTALLAILACAVALLLAFPLGLVAALRANRALDRVVTTGSLFTQALPNFWIGVVLLLVFSRTLKWLPSVGLDGAKSLILPTIVLALPFVSVLTRMIRNGLLEVMGESYIQTARAKGLPERIVIFRHAIRNAAIPVITIVGLQFGTLLGGAVVTESVFSFPGIGRLLVTSIQLRDYNVVQACVLVIAAVFVIINLVVDLMYGLLDPRVRLAK
- a CDS encoding ABC transporter permease, producing MTAAAPVLAVNATMRRARRARRGVKTRIIAPLVVIGLIIVGAIAVPIAYGFDPLQADLLARLAPPGAVTSDGSTALLGTDQIGSDLFAQIMAGARVSLLVGVATLAISGLVGVALGLLAGHFGGWIDATLMRIADIQLAFPSILLAILIASVLGQGVGNIIIVLSISNWVVFARVARSQVLSLKNREYVEAARTLGAGNWHLMFRTLLPGCMAPVIVVATTQFAQVILTEASLSFLGVGVPLGTPSLGSTIFNGTQYLSTAWWISTFPGVVLVILMLAFGILGDALRDKFDPTLRSA
- a CDS encoding ABC transporter ATP-binding protein encodes the protein MMTTTQTGIAGWTTHTSGTPLLSVQGLTVEFSTAAGVARALNDVSFEVSAGETLAILGESGCGKSTTAQAIMALLPKPAGTITSGKILYDGRDLAAEPVHKVREVCGTEIAMIFQDPLSSLNPVFRVGAQVAEPFRARRGMPRKEAWARALELLKRVGIPDAETRINDYPHQFSGGQRQRIMIAMALALDPKLLIADEPTTALDVTVQKQVMGLLADLQAETGMAMILISHDLGVVAEVANRAAIMYAGRIVETGEIRDMYDHPAHPYTKGLLESIPSQSSVGGRLKPIVGAPPNLLDLPRGCSFNPRCPFTTDLCRDLVPTLRTAEGRPVSHEAACHLSEEMLAHD
- a CDS encoding ATP-binding cassette domain-containing protein, which translates into the protein MSVRHLKVAYPIRSSLLQRRIGENVAVNDVTFDISPGETVGLVGESGSGKSTVARAVIGLVKSDGGEIVFEGNDITRYSSKQLKPVRREMQMVFQDPYASLNPRLTVRDLIAEAWRVHSDVVPRDRWTAEVKELMERVGLNPDYSDRYPHQFSGGQRQRIGIARALALRPKLIICDEPVSALDVSVQAQVLNLLDDLQDDLGLAYLFISHDLSVVEHLCDRVLVLHHGVVAEEGSAREVFDHPRDDYTRALLAAVPVARPWLEPST
- a CDS encoding ABC transporter substrate-binding protein, with protein sequence MASFRKRVGSVAGIAAALALVLTGCGGGDADDTGSGSGEATTGAVGAALPDDQQHLTYVLNYGCTSLDPTENFDNCRMQVDSNVLQGLVSLDSDSQPQPLLASSWEWTDDTTLVFTLRDDVTFSDGTPFTSADVVATFDRYIAMQSVLATQLAVIDTYTADSPTTLTIKTKNPTGTLIGVLSMIFIGQADNAADDAYWAKPIGTGPFAVTEFVTNSHVTLTRNDNYWGEPAKLQTVTFKQITDTNGKVTALANGEAHVIAGVPSDQIATVESMADVTLEQIPSFTYTFLWFQNSREPFTDPKVREAMWTALDLDTIVTSLLGETADTMTSLCPEAAFGCLPATNAPSYDPERAKTLLAEAGFPNGFTTSIDYSTANPGFDQIVSAMVSYWKAVGITVEPKSDDQATFLAAIAKPGAFDMIVNSNLTSTGDADFTLNRLYTCAADRLGYCNPDLDALLAQAQQTVDSTERLALYQKVSDLLAAEAPGIGLFQQNTNLAFSNSVKGLELIPSENYDWSTAYLTD